A stretch of DNA from Microbacterium croceum:
TTCTCGTCGAACTCGCGCAGTTCCGGCGGGCTCGACAGGATCGACAGACGCAGGCGGGCGCCGGCCTCGTCGATCAGGTCGATGGCCTTGTCCGGCAGGAAGCGGTCGGAGACGTACCGGTCGGCGAGGTTCGCCGCCGCGACGATCGCGCCGTCCGTGATCTGCACCTTGTGGTGCGCCTCGTAGCGGTCGCGCAGCCCCTTGAGGATGTTGATCGCGTGGGGCAGGCTCGGCTCGGCGACCTGGATCGGCTGGAAGCGGCGCTCGAGCGCGGCATCCTTCTCGAAGTGCTTGCGGTACTCGTCGAGCGTCGTCGCACCGATCGTCTGCAGCTCGCCACGGGCGAGGAGCGGCTTCAGGATGCTGGCGGCATCGATCGCGCCCTCTGCGGCACCCGCACCCACGAGGGTGTGGATCTCGTCGATGAAGACGATGATGTCGCCGCGCGTGCGGATCTCCTTGGTGACCTTCTTCAGGCGCTCCTCGAAGTCGCCGCGGTAGCGGGAACCGGCGATGAGCGAGCCGAGGTCGAGCGAGTAGAGCTGCTTGTCCTTCAGCGTCTCGGGCACATCGCCCTTGACGATGGCCTGCGCGAGACCCTCGACGACGGCGGTCTTGCCGACGCCGGGCTCACCGATCAGGACGGGGTTGTTCTTGGAGCGGCGAGACAGGATCTGCATGACCCGCTCGATCTCCTTCTCGCGACCGATGACCGGGTCGAGCCTGTTGTCGCGCGCGGCCTGGGTCAGGTTGCGACCGAACTGGTCGAGCACGGCCGAGCCGCCCTGGGTTCCGGCAGGCGAGTCGTTGCTCTGCGCGCCGACGGCGGCGGGCTCACGACCCGGAGCACCGGAGAGCAGCTGGATGACCTGCTGGCGGACCTTGTTCAGGTCGGCGCCGAGCTTGACCAGGACCTGCGCGGCGACACCCTCGCCCTCGCGGATCAGACCGAGCAGGATGTGCTCGGTACCGATGTAGTTGTGGCCGAGCTGGAGCGCCTCGCGGAGGCTGAGCTCGAGCACCTTCTTGGCACGGGGGGTGAAGGGGATGTGGCCGGTCGGCTGCTGCTGACCCTGGCCGATGATGTCCTGCACCTGCTCGCGCACGGCGTCGAGCGAGATGCCGAGGGACTCGAGCGCCTTGGCAGCGACACCTTCGCCCTCGTGGATGAGGCCGAGCAGGATGTGCTCGGTACCGATGTAGTTGTGGTTGAGCATCTTCGCCTCTTCTTGGGCGAGGACGACCACACGACGGGCTCGGTCCGTGAATCTCTCGAACATGCTGTGACTCCTTATTCGCACGGGGCGAAGCGCTGACGCCGATGACGTTCTCTGCGCCTGTACATCGAGAGTAACCACCGCACAGGGCAGGTATGCCCGTGTTCGCCGTCGGCGGAGTGGGGCCGCGGCGGTCGGCATGACGGGGCCTCTGGAGGACGAGGGTTGACGAGGTTATCGTTTGTCGTTACTTTATCGTTTATCGCTAATAACGATCATCGATAAGGAGCGATCATGACCTCGACGAAACAGGGCACGCTGTCCCGCGGCGACGCCGGCGCGCTCATCGCCTTCTGCATCGCCGGAGTGGCGATCGCGGCGTACATCATCGTCTTCTCGATCATCCGCATCATCACTCTCGTCAGCGGCACGATGATTCCGGTGATGGTCGAGTTCGTGGACCAGCCGATCGAAGCCCCGCTCGGCGCGAACGGCGAGAGCATCACCCTGGAGCTGGATCGGGCGAGCCTCACCGTCCCGTCGCTGCCGCCGGTCGCGATCGGAGCGGGAGTGCTCGGACAGATCACCCAGATCGTCACGATCGTGGTGGTGATCGGATGCCTGATGCTGCTGGCCCGCGGCATCCTGTCCGGCACCGTGTTCAGCCGACGCAACACCGCACTCGTGATGGTGGCGGGCATCGTCGGCCTGGTCGGCTTCGCAGCCGTGCGCTTCTTCGAGAACATGGTGGCCAATGCCGCCGTCTCGGCTGTGACCGACAACGCGCTGAACAACGCGGTGATGAGCATCGAACCGTTCACCTTCATCCTGGCGGCATTCATCATCTCCGTCATCGGCACCGCGTTCGTGATCGGCGACCGACTGCAGCGCGAGACGGAAGGACTCGTCTGATGCCTTCCACTCCCACCAGGACCGCCCGCTCGCAGACCGCGGATGCCATCACGGTGCTGCTGTTCGGTGCCGCTGCGCTGGTCGTCGTCGCGATCAGCACCGTCCTGCGCACCCTCGGCACCTTCCGGGATCAGGGGATCGCGTGGTCCGTGCCGATCGACGAGCAGCCGATCAGTGCGACTGCGGACTCCGGAGCGGTATCCGTCGACGGCATCGCCCAGGAGGTGATGGTGTTCGCGACCGACGTCGATCCGCTCTCGACCGCGGCGATCATCGGCTCCCTCGCGCTGTGGACGCTCGCCCCGCTCATCGTGATCCTCGGCGTCATGCTCGTGGCGTGGAACCTCCTCCGCGGCCGCTTCTTCGTGCGGGCGAACGCGCGAGCCTTCGACGCGATCGGGTGGACGCTCGTACTCGCGCCGATGCTGATCGTGATGCTCGAGAACAGAGGGCTGAACGGGGTGCTCGGCGCCGTCGGACTCGGCCCCGGTGAGCCCGTGCATCCGATCGATTTCTGGTCGATCGTGCCCGTCTTCGCGACCGGTGTGGCGGTCGGACTGATCGCCAACGCGTTCCGCCAGGGCATCCGGCTGCAACAGGAGAAGAACGTGCTCGAGAAGGAAACGGAAGGACTCGTCTGATGTTCGCCTACTCATCGAGAGAGCTCGGCCCCTCGCTGCTCTTCATCGCAGCCGGACTCGCGGTCATCGCGGTCATCGTCGCGATCGTGGTCTGGCGCGGCAAGCGCAGAGGCAGCCGCACGCTGGCGATCGACGCTGCACTGACAGTCTCCGGATGGTGGGTCACGCTGTCGGCGCTGGGCGCGATCATGATCGTGATCAAGATCTTCGCGACAGACTGGGCCGAGATCGCCTCCACCTCGCTGTGGGTCCCCTGGCCGAGCGATCTCGCCTGCTCGGACGACTTCGAGACCACCGGCGCCGTGCTCCGATGCGGGGGCGGCACGATCGAGAACATCGCCGTGGGCGGCGCCTCGCTCGGATTGCGGGCGCTGGCCGGCGCGGCTCAGCTCTCCAACCTCGCCTTCACCACGATGCCGGCAGCGATGATCATGGTCATCTGCTTCCAGACGCTCCGCGGGCGCGCGTTCTCACAGACCGTGTCACGCGGCCTGACGATCGGCGCGATCGGGGTTCTCGTGTTCGGGCTCGCGTCCGACATCTGCGGCGGCATCGCCGCGACCGCGGGACTCCGCGAGGTGTTCTCGCCCGACAGCGAGTGGTACCCGATGACGTTCCAGCTCACCGTCACCCCGCTGCCGTTCGCGGCGGCGCTCGGTCTCATCGCGCTTGCGGCCGTCTTCCGCCAGGGTCTGCGCCTCGAGCAGGAGCGGGAACGCCTGCAGCGGGAGAAGGACGCACTGCTCAAGGACACGGAGGGCCTGGTGTGAGCCCTGCCGAGAACGAGGACGAGCTCACCGGCATCCACTGCCGCCTGGACGAGCTGCTCGCCGAGCGCGGCATGACGCTGACCGAGCTGAGCGCCCGCGTCGGCGTCAGCATCGTGAACCTCTCGGTGCTCAAGAACGACCGCGCGCGCGCCATCCGCTACTCCACGCTGCGGGCGATCTGCGACGCGCTGGACT
This window harbors:
- a CDS encoding helix-turn-helix domain-containing protein, whose product is MSPAENEDELTGIHCRLDELLAERGMTLTELSARVGVSIVNLSVLKNDRARAIRYSTLRAICDALDCEVGELLVLAER
- a CDS encoding DUF2975 domain-containing protein: MPSTPTRTARSQTADAITVLLFGAAALVVVAISTVLRTLGTFRDQGIAWSVPIDEQPISATADSGAVSVDGIAQEVMVFATDVDPLSTAAIIGSLALWTLAPLIVILGVMLVAWNLLRGRFFVRANARAFDAIGWTLVLAPMLIVMLENRGLNGVLGAVGLGPGEPVHPIDFWSIVPVFATGVAVGLIANAFRQGIRLQQEKNVLEKETEGLV
- a CDS encoding ATP-dependent Clp protease ATP-binding subunit, translating into MFERFTDRARRVVVLAQEEAKMLNHNYIGTEHILLGLIHEGEGVAAKALESLGISLDAVREQVQDIIGQGQQQPTGHIPFTPRAKKVLELSLREALQLGHNYIGTEHILLGLIREGEGVAAQVLVKLGADLNKVRQQVIQLLSGAPGREPAAVGAQSNDSPAGTQGGSAVLDQFGRNLTQAARDNRLDPVIGREKEIERVMQILSRRSKNNPVLIGEPGVGKTAVVEGLAQAIVKGDVPETLKDKQLYSLDLGSLIAGSRYRGDFEERLKKVTKEIRTRGDIIVFIDEIHTLVGAGAAEGAIDAASILKPLLARGELQTIGATTLDEYRKHFEKDAALERRFQPIQVAEPSLPHAINILKGLRDRYEAHHKVQITDGAIVAAANLADRYVSDRFLPDKAIDLIDEAGARLRLSILSSPPELREFDEKIAKVREQKEIASEEQDFEKAASLRDEEKNLLAERLRLEKQWRSGDVATAAVVDEGLIAEVLAQATGIPVFKLTEEESSRLVFMEKALHQRVIGQEEAIAALSKTIRRQRAGLKDPKRPSGSFIFAGPTGVGKTELAKALAEFLFDDEAALISLDMSEFGEKHTVSRLFGAPPGFVGFEEGGQLTEKVRRKPFSVVLFDEIEKAHPDIFNSLLQILEEGRLTDGQGRVIDFKNTVIIMTTNLGARDIAGGPVGFQIEGSNATTYERMKGKVNEELKRNFKPEFLNRVDDIIVFPQLSKDELVQIVDLFTKRLSERLLDRDMTIELSQAAKERLIEIGFDPALGARPLRRAMQHEVEDRLSEKILHGELNPGDHVKVDVQDGEFQFEHGPRGEQVSVGVNTGGEITATPDLAVASGE
- a CDS encoding DUF2975 domain-containing protein; the encoded protein is MTSTKQGTLSRGDAGALIAFCIAGVAIAAYIIVFSIIRIITLVSGTMIPVMVEFVDQPIEAPLGANGESITLELDRASLTVPSLPPVAIGAGVLGQITQIVTIVVVIGCLMLLARGILSGTVFSRRNTALVMVAGIVGLVGFAAVRFFENMVANAAVSAVTDNALNNAVMSIEPFTFILAAFIISVIGTAFVIGDRLQRETEGLV